A stretch of the Xiphias gladius isolate SHS-SW01 ecotype Sanya breed wild chromosome 19, ASM1685928v1, whole genome shotgun sequence genome encodes the following:
- the LOC120804966 gene encoding LOW QUALITY PROTEIN: kinesin-like protein KIN-14I (The sequence of the model RefSeq protein was modified relative to this genomic sequence to represent the inferred CDS: substituted 2 bases at 2 genomic stop codons), with translation MRKKYYNMVEDMRDKICVFCRIQPVSPTEDAQGGAIDYSVTMEIPCGXTELQFDKVFSNKCGQTAQGRLSPWWGTRNRRTPGYNNAIFDILQENSIKFNFKVLSYMLELYNDRLQDLFVSLAGEAHAQSQSHGQARRVEIKRNRKGVVFAQGAETKDASSAQELYDLFQQASANXHISATKMNVESSGSNLIVGIIVESRNLSNGSMSTSKLSLVDLAGSERAAKTGAKEHQRRFDHISCPDLRIK, from the exons ATGAGGAAGAAATACTACAATATGGTTGAAGATATGAGAG ataagatctgtgtgttttgtcgGATTCAACCAGTGAGCCCAACCGAGGATGCTCAGGGTGGGGCCATCGATTACTCTGTCACCATGGAAATCCCTTGTGGGTAGACGGAGTTGCAGTTTGACAAGGTGTTCAGCAACAAATGT GGCCAGACGGCTCAGGGAAGACTTTCACCATGGTGGGGGACAAGAAACAGAAGAACCCCAGGATATAATAATGCCATATTTGATATCCTACAGGAGAACAGTATCAAATTCAACTTCAAG GTTTTGTCCTATATGCTGGAGCTGTACAACGACAGGCTGCAGGACCTCTTTGTGAGCCTGGCTGGTGAGGCCCATGCACAGTCCCAGTCCCATGGCCAGGCCAGGCGGGTGGAGATCAAGAGGAACAGAAAGGGGGTTGTGTTCGCCCAAGGAGCAGAGACAAAGGATGCTTCCAGTGCCCAGGAGCTCTACGATCTGTTCCAGCAAGCCAGTGCCAACTGACACATCTCTGCCACCA AGATGAATGTGGAGAGTTCCGGCTCCAATCTCATTGTTGGCATCATAGTGGAGAGCAGGAATCTGAGCAATGGGAGCATGAGCACTAGTAAGTTGAGCCTTGTGGACCTGGCAGGCAGTGAGAGAGCAGCCAAGACTGGCGCCAAGGAACACCAGCGACGGTTTGATCATATATCATGTCCTGACTTGCGCATCAAGTGA